A single Gammaproteobacteria bacterium DNA region contains:
- a CDS encoding hybrid sensor histidine kinase/response regulator, with protein sequence MKALTRDPLMILVVDDQAESRTILSRVLSRNGYQVSTAVRGDHAISVAGTVRPALILLDMFLPDMDGIETCRRLRSIAELASVPIIFVTAAHDRGLLLRAYECGAVDYVTKPFVIGELLARVRTHLELKQARDRLAAMSQERDEITNILIHDLKNPLTNVLFANDWLRRKLDDPAQSHELINESDAAVREALRTIGQFLARRRAAIDAVDDGALEQLQLSAVVEPLLTELAERARRKELRLSTSGDVTVKTDRSRISEVFRLLIGHAIKVSHPGCEIAVRLALTSAGTARCAVLDCGPGLTPAEERRLFRRYARFAPNAGNSTLAGFELVAARERVAQLGGHLWFEPNHDNGTTYIFDLPCAPERGADINRTRNP encoded by the coding sequence ATGAAAGCGTTGACGCGCGATCCTTTGATGATTCTCGTGGTGGACGATCAGGCCGAAAGCCGGACGATTCTCTCGCGGGTGCTGAGCCGCAACGGCTATCAAGTGAGCACGGCTGTGCGTGGCGATCACGCGATTTCGGTTGCGGGCACGGTCCGTCCGGCACTGATTCTGCTCGACATGTTTCTTCCGGATATGGACGGAATCGAAACCTGCCGCCGTCTGCGCAGCATCGCCGAATTGGCCAGTGTGCCCATCATTTTTGTCACTGCCGCGCATGATCGAGGGCTGCTGCTGCGCGCCTACGAATGCGGCGCGGTGGACTACGTGACCAAACCGTTCGTGATCGGCGAACTGCTGGCGCGGGTTCGAACCCACCTTGAGCTCAAGCAAGCCCGGGACCGGCTTGCGGCGATGTCGCAGGAGCGAGACGAAATCACGAACATCCTGATTCATGACCTCAAGAATCCCCTGACCAATGTCCTGTTCGCCAACGACTGGCTGCGCAGAAAACTGGACGACCCTGCCCAGAGCCACGAACTGATCAACGAATCCGACGCCGCCGTGCGCGAAGCGCTGCGAACCATTGGCCAGTTCCTGGCACGCCGAAGAGCGGCGATCGATGCCGTCGACGACGGCGCTCTCGAGCAGCTGCAGCTTTCAGCAGTCGTCGAGCCGCTGCTCACGGAGCTTGCAGAACGTGCTCGTCGCAAGGAACTTCGTCTGAGCACGAGCGGTGATGTGACGGTCAAGACCGACCGCAGTCGCATCAGTGAGGTGTTCCGCTTGCTGATCGGGCATGCCATCAAGGTGTCGCATCCCGGTTGCGAAATTGCCGTCCGATTGGCACTGACCAGCGCCGGAACCGCTCGATGCGCGGTGCTGGACTGTGGTCCCGGATTGACGCCGGCCGAGGAGCGCCGTCTGTTCCGGCGCTATGCGCGATTTGCGCCGAATGCCGGCAACAGCACGCTCGCCGGGTTCGAGCTCGTCGCCGCCCGCGAACGCGTGGCGCAATTGGGCGGCCACTTGTGGTTCGAGCCGAATCACGACAACGGCACCACCTACATTTTCGATTTGCCCTGCGCCCCGGAGCGCGGCGCGGACATCAACAGAACCCGCAATCCATGA
- a CDS encoding phosphoribosyltransferase: protein MPVHALEVPTPLADRRSAGKLLAEGLESLAIDSPVVIGLARGGVPVAYEIAMYCGAPLDVLPVCRITAPDSTVTIGALADGADPLFEIDKTQVRRLGVSQQWIADQVELHLESLERCRGLWRGTGISLPLRGRTLIVVDDSLATGCTARAALMSLARRQAERLILTVPFANPVALAGIQTLADEVVCLSRIAANCSAGYLNDGPVSDGEVSELLMQAADRPQL from the coding sequence ATGCCTGTGCACGCACTGGAAGTGCCGACGCCATTGGCGGACCGGCGCTCTGCCGGGAAGCTTCTTGCCGAGGGTTTGGAATCGCTGGCGATCGACTCGCCGGTGGTGATCGGGCTTGCGCGTGGCGGCGTGCCCGTCGCCTACGAGATCGCGATGTACTGCGGCGCACCCCTGGACGTCCTGCCGGTCTGCCGCATCACCGCGCCGGACAGCACCGTGACCATCGGCGCACTGGCCGACGGAGCCGATCCACTATTCGAAATCGACAAGACGCAGGTGAGACGCTTGGGTGTCAGCCAGCAGTGGATCGCCGACCAGGTCGAGCTGCACCTCGAATCACTGGAGCGTTGTCGTGGACTGTGGCGTGGCACCGGCATCTCCCTGCCGCTGCGCGGCCGGACCCTGATCGTCGTCGATGACAGTCTTGCCACGGGATGTACGGCGCGGGCGGCGCTCATGTCACTGGCCCGGCGACAGGCAGAACGTCTCATATTGACCGTTCCGTTCGCGAATCCGGTCGCGCTGGCAGGCATCCAGACACTGGCCGACGAAGTGGTCTGCCTGAGCCGCATCGCGGCCAACTGCTCCGCCGGCTATCTGAACGACGGGCCGGTCAGCGACGGCGAAGTCAGTGAATTGCTGATGCAGGCCGCGGACCGTCCGCAACTATGA
- a CDS encoding sigma-54 dependent transcriptional regulator, with the protein MSSSARKNQSEFEGRVLIIDDDTPTLRQYRRVIEAEKLLVDTTQTVTEAEHALARTVYDVCLLDLDLGDSSGFELLPKLREWAPWMRVIMVTATNDVSVALKAVRSGASDYLLKPCSPDQLAYAVSRQLESRRVALRLEQLESDVGTSPPDLTTHSRAVSSAYALAHKVADVDATVLILGESGTGKTVLARAIHEWSPRRHRNFATISCPSLSPELLASELFGHVRGAFTGATENRQGRVQIAEGGTLFLDEIGDLPLSLQPKLLRFLQDQEYERVGDPHTRRADVRVIGATNRDLAAMVAQGEFREDLYYRINVINVRLPPLRERREDIVQIGQRIILELSSRYGRPARRFSDEAVTLLKQHDWPGNLRELHNAVERAVIVGEAEELRPEDLPFSRFSPPSGSVPNVGDPVRLDELERAHIEAVIGTAPSFEIAARLLGIDSSTLYRKRKQYQTG; encoded by the coding sequence ATGAGTTCCAGTGCTCGAAAGAATCAATCGGAGTTTGAGGGCCGTGTCCTCATCATCGACGACGATACCCCGACGCTGCGGCAATATCGGCGCGTCATTGAAGCTGAGAAGCTGCTGGTCGATACCACGCAGACGGTCACGGAGGCCGAACACGCCCTCGCCCGCACGGTCTACGATGTGTGCCTGCTCGATCTCGACCTTGGAGATAGTTCCGGCTTCGAACTCTTGCCGAAACTGCGCGAGTGGGCGCCGTGGATGCGGGTGATCATGGTCACGGCCACCAATGATGTCTCCGTGGCGCTCAAGGCGGTGCGATCCGGCGCATCGGACTACCTGCTCAAGCCCTGCTCGCCGGATCAACTCGCCTACGCCGTTTCACGGCAGCTCGAGTCGCGCCGGGTCGCATTGCGGCTGGAGCAGTTGGAAAGCGACGTCGGCACCTCGCCGCCCGACCTCACCACCCACAGTCGCGCCGTTTCGTCGGCCTATGCCTTGGCGCACAAGGTCGCGGACGTCGATGCGACCGTGTTGATCCTGGGCGAAAGCGGAACCGGCAAGACCGTGCTGGCCCGGGCCATCCATGAATGGAGCCCGCGCCGGCACCGCAATTTCGCGACGATCAGCTGCCCTTCCCTGTCGCCCGAATTATTGGCGAGCGAACTGTTCGGCCATGTCCGTGGCGCCTTCACCGGTGCCACCGAGAATCGCCAGGGCCGCGTGCAGATCGCAGAAGGCGGCACCTTGTTTCTCGATGAGATCGGTGACCTGCCGTTGTCGCTGCAGCCGAAGCTGTTGCGCTTCCTGCAGGATCAGGAGTACGAGCGTGTCGGCGATCCTCATACGCGCCGTGCCGACGTGCGTGTGATCGGTGCCACCAACCGGGATCTGGCGGCGATGGTCGCCCAAGGCGAGTTTCGCGAGGATCTCTATTACCGAATCAATGTGATCAATGTTCGCCTGCCGCCGTTGCGGGAGCGGCGAGAGGATATTGTTCAGATTGGGCAGCGCATCATCCTGGAGCTGTCCAGCCGCTACGGGCGTCCGGCTCGCCGCTTTTCCGACGAGGCCGTGACGCTGCTCAAACAGCATGACTGGCCGGGGAATCTGCGCGAGCTGCACAACGCGGTGGAACGCGCCGTCATCGTCGGGGAAGCGGAAGAGCTGCGGCCGGAGGATCTGCCGTTTTCGCGGTTTTCGCCACCGTCCGGTTCGGTGCCGAATGTGGGCGATCCGGTACGGCTCGACGAACTCGAGCGTGCGCACATCGAGGCGGTGATCGGCACGGCACCATCGTTCGAGATCGCCGCACGCCTGCTCGGCATCGACAGCTCGACGCTCTATCGCAAGCGCAAGCAGTACCAGACGGGCTGA